DNA from Mustela nigripes isolate SB6536 chromosome 14, MUSNIG.SB6536, whole genome shotgun sequence:
AATGATATGCattatttgtaattataaattacatttaacaTGTAATTATAACAAAAACTTtagttttgaaaaacattttattcaagaATTACATAATTTCAAATATCTTCCAAAATACAGTTTCCTAGATTGctacaaaagaaagcaaattcaataagaaatttaaatcattaaatatgttttactAGTATATACATACAGAATGCCAAGCAATTAATATTTAGCCCTGGAATGCGTaccatgtcttttgtttttccttattaaaGAGAGGCTCAATCCAGCACTTGGTATAGGCTATGTACAACAGGCCAAGTTCAGTGTTGAGAAGAGTTTGACATTAGCTGTCTCAGTTTACAGCTGTGGTAGTTTGTCCACAGGGGTGTCAAATTTGAAGTCTGTAGGAAACAGATCTGGGGCTCGAGGATAGATTAGCCTGTAGGACTGTCTGATTGTAACATCAGCAACACCAGCAATATCTCCAAtttctaaaagacaaaaatcaaaatattaattcCAACTTATGTATACAGCTATTCCATCTTATCTCCCATCTACAACCTGCATTCCAATGTGTGAGATAGAGTAGTATAAAATCCAAACTGAAAACCCCAGGGACGTTGACTTTCAAAACCTAACAATGCAAATCCATACCAAAAGGTAGGTAGGAGGCCTACGGTTGTAACAGTAGTAATGGCAGTATCCCAATCACCTCAAAGGGCTGTCTCGGCCATATGAAGAGCTCTGCTCGTTGAGGGCCACAGCAAGAGTGCTCAGGGCACAGCACTAGGAGCGAGAACTCTTGTACTAGCTGTCCTTTTGAGAACTGACTGCTGTTCCTTCACAGAAGTCTTTCTGAGGATCATGGAAGTAATCCATGAATACATTCTTATAAACTCActttattatttccatgtttAAAAGTTCCCCTGTAACACCTGTAGTAAATCCTGTTCTGTTAAAAGATTCTTTTGGAATCCTATGTTAAAGACTGTCCTACCTCATTTTTCTACTTAGTACATCAGACAGTATACATCTACTTAATACAGCTGTACATTCTAGCATCGTGTAGATGTTTTCACTGTTATAGACACATAACACTGAGCACTGGGAGTTCACGTATTTCTAGTCTATTACAGAAGCCTAGGAGATCTAGTTTTACCTTTCAAAGTCATTgtcacctttttcctttttattaaaaggaGTCCCAAGGGACTGCTATGTGACAACTGTTTGATCATAAGTTCTTaatcaaaatggatttttaaaacgTAGGCTTTACTGCAAACTCATTTTACCATCTTTTCACAGATCAACGCCTAAGGTTTTACGGATTTTCAGTGTGGATGTCTGCCATCAGTGTGCAATGAGCTCATTTTAAATGTCGTCTCATGTTGTGTTACATTTGTTACCTATCTGTCTTCTAGGCATGGAGACGGTGACTGTCAATTGGCTGCTGGTAAGGGAAGAAAAGGGCTTACAtctcaaaaaacccaaaaacttcaTGTAAAACACAAAGAGCAGAAAGTGCCAAGATAAACACTTTTGTGCTGTTGATTGGCATAAAGGTAAGGACACTCGGCTTAGTTTTAACTTCTCAATTTTACCAGAAGACTCAAAATTTCCTTGAGTCTTCTCAAAATTAAGACCAAAGGAATCGATAATGGCACATTTAAGTAACTAATGGTTGGCTTCTTCTTTCTAATCACtcttctatataatttattacttttattaatacAGAAACCTGCAGCCTGAGCAGAGGTGAAAGGCTGTTCTTAATAGGGTATTATAGTCAGTGCAGCCAGTCCTCTCACTGTCTCACTTTTAAATTTAGAATGGACTGCTGTTTTTCCTTTATAGATCTTTTTGAGGATCACAAAAgtaatgagtgaataaatgcTTGTAAAGAAATTCACTTAGCACTTCTTTCTGTTTGCAAGTTCCCCTACAACAATAAACTCAAAAGTGGCTTTTAGAAGTTTGAAACTACTTCCTTAAGAAACTGAGTAACGtttgaaaggagaaagagaacaggctTCACAGAATGTTACAACCTGATGGTCAGCATGAATTGCTAGTGTACTCACTGTAGGAGGCCATGCTGGGAAGTGGGAAACAAGTGCGGCCCCCAAACTTTCTAGATCTAAAAAGCTAAATTTTGAGGGGGAAAGAAGGACTATTCAAAATAATGTTTCAGGGTGACAAAAAtaacttctagaaatgaaaaatgtagaaaCTAAAATACTTAATTTGAATGGGAAAAGTGTGTCCATACAGAGTTATgcctataaacatttttatttatgaatcacttacaaaaatacagtattttgctGTTAAGTTTTGATTCTAggaaactacttttttttaaagatttatttatttgcaagagggagacagaaaatctcaagcagacttgccactgagcatggagtcccacacggggctcaatctcacaacactgagatcatgacctgtgtcatccaggtgccccaaggaagaAATTCTCTCTTAAATGTGAGTTCAGATATTTACCGGCTCTGTacttaaaatggaaatacaggggcacctgagtggctcagtgggttaaagcctctgccttcggctcaggtcatggtcccggggtcctgggatcgagccccacattagaagctctgctcagtggggagcctgcttcctcctctttctctctgcctgcctctctgcctacttgtgatctgtctgtcaaataaataaataaaaatcttaaaaaaaaaaaaaaggaaatataattacATACTACAGCCTTCACAATTTCATCACCATTCTTCCTGAGAAAGAGTCCTACCTTTTTGGGTCCTCTTCTCAGCTGATGCTTGTGAAGCCATGTAAATGGCTGCTGCCGCCACAGAAATCGGGCTCCTTCCAGGAACCAAGTCCAGTTCCACAGCTTTACGGGCTATATGTGTAGCTGCCATCTGCACTTGTTTAGGGAGACAAAGGTTGGAACAAAACCTGGACATGAAGTCCCCAGTTGTAATCAAATCCACGCTGGTCTCTAAAGCCTTCAAAATAAGTTTAAAACATCTACCaatttctttcttagaaattCGTGACACAGCACatatttctgaaaggaaaaaattaaataaatccatGTTAAGTCATACGGTTCATTTAAGAATACAtcatttctgattataaaatacattctGATTGCAAAAAAGTGCAATCATGCCTTAAACagcctgattaaaaaataggcagagggatctgaatagagatttttccagagacaacatacagatgaccaacaggcacatgaaaagatgttcaacatcactaattataggaaatgcaaatcaaaaccacaatgagatatcacctcaaactggtcagaatggctattatcaaaaagacaagaaataacaagtgttggagaggggAAAGGATGTGAGAAATGGAAaccctcacacattgctggtgggaatgtaaattggcacagccactatggaaaaagatggaggctcctcaaaaaaccAGGAATAGAAATACTTTATGATCCAgctattccacttctgggtatttataaaaagaatacaaagacaCAGATTCAAAAGGATTTATGCGtgcctatgttcactgcagcatcgTTTACAACAGATAAGACATGGAGACAATCTAAATGTCATCAGTGGAGGGATGGATGATGAAGTGGTAGGTACATACACCAACACACACTATTCAGTCACAAAAATGAGTGAGATCTcctcatttgcaacaacatgcacggacctagagggtattatgcataatatgtgaaatctaaaaacaaaaacaaatgaataaaaacaaactcatGGACACACAGAGAACACCCTGGTGGTTATGAGAGGGGAAAGGAGTTGGGGAGtaggcaaaatgagtgaagggagtCAACTGTACGGTGATGGATGGTCACTAGACTTTCAGTGATTGCTCTGTAGTATGTAACAGATGTCAAAttacagttgacccctgaacaactCAGGGGCTAGGGATGCCAATTTCCAGCACAAAAATCTATGTGTAATTTCttactcccccaaaacttaactaccaatAGCGTACTATTGTCTGAAAGCCTTAGTGATAATAGTCaacatttgtatttgtattatatactCTCTTTTTAGAATAAAGCTAGAGACAATATTAAAATCGTAAGAGAAACTACACTTGCAGTACCACACCATACgtcaaaaaaaaatctgcatataagtatATACATGCAGTTCAAAttcatgttgttcaaaggtcaaaaTGTGCAATATTGTGCACCCAAAATTCACCTATGGTAATATATGGGATATATGGTATATAATGTATCAATTACATCAATAAAGAACAAATCATGCCTTATAAATGAATCTCTGATCTTCTCAGTGATAGTTCCCACAGAGCTCATTTAACATTTctcagttaatttaaaaatatttattttttaaaagagagagcgagtgtgcacaagtagggggacaggcagggaggatggagagggagagagactctcaagcagactctgcattgagcacagagcctggtgctgGACTTGATTGATCTCatagcctgagatcatgacctgagctgaaacaagagtcaggtgcttcactgactgaggcaccccCTCTGTTAATTTAAGTATCTATCACACTTCAAATAAGTCTTAAACAAGTTAAATGTAGGTTCTTACTATTTCAATATTAACTTCTCTAAATTTCAATTCAGACAAGTAAGTTGCttcaaaaattctaaaacttcgttgatatttatgtatgtatctgtTGTAAGGAGTAGGTGTAtcaagatgaaagaaaacactgaaagctAAATACTTCTCAAGCTACATGAAGTCACATGCACGGGCAATCTCTGGGATTACAGGCTGTAACAAAATGAGATCGAATACTTGATTCTGTTGTCTAAAAATTAAACTACCACTTTCagaacaaatttaacaaaagccTTAGTTTTAAGTTGTAATAACCAAAAAGATGATGAGAATAAAGCCATGCCGCATAGTAAAATATCCACTGATAAATGAAAGGTAATGAAAGTCTTATGCAGAAAAGAACCCTGGCGGTGAAAGAGGAAGCCCCACAGCCTCTCTGAACAGCTGTTACCTATTCATCGTGACTGCGAACTGGACGGAAAATACTTGTTCTCTCAAAGTCTCCGACACTAAGTGTGAAAGTGCAAACTGTGTAACTTGAAACAAATGGCACTGATGTTTTCTAAGGCTTGACTCCTTCACAGTAGAAACCTGTGCTGGGAGTGGGAATGGTTTTCCACGTGTCAAGTGTATAGACTTAACTAGTAGGGAAGGCGCCCTCTGGCTTATGATGCCAGGCCTCAAACACCTCAAAAGAGTCAGTTCAAAAGACCTCATGAGCAAAGAACACAGAGCACACATGAACTAAAGCGATGTTACATGGGAAAATAATCTGAGAAGAATAATGGTTAAGATCATACAATGAATTTCTGtcaaggaataaaataaagaggcATTTGGAAATGATACTAAGATGGATTACAATATGTAAGCAGGAAAACATAACAACTACATAGTGTCAAAGCTGCTTGACTTTGGTCTGTTACTTTATCACGGTTATTACATAACTTTGCAATCTTTGCAACTAAAAACTTACCTTTAAATGTCCTAGGAACCCCTTCTTGTCTACAGGCGATATAGAGACAAGCGGAGGCTATGGCATCATTAGCTCTGCCCTTCAGGCTCTTCTGTTCATACACTTGcttgaataaattatttgttcGATCCTTCAAAGCAAAGAAACTAAGTTTAATTAACTCTAGGCCATTTAATTAGTTGCAATATCAAAATTTCATGTGTTCATTAAATTATGCTAAGTCAATGCCAGAATGGCTTAAAGGAGACAGACAAGAACTTACAACTATATTCCGAGGGAGGTTGATTCTGTCTGCCATAGTAGTGATTTCTTTGAAAGCATTCATCATTGCACGATCAGAACTGCTCATTGTTCTCCGATTTTGGTACTTAGAATTGCCAAATTCATCAAAACTTGCAGCTCCTGTACCCTATAAAACAAAGTTTTACGACTTCATGcaaaaaagattctttaaatatgaatgaacagacatttctaagAAAACAACTTCCACGATCTGACTGCATAAGCCCAAGAATTCTACCCTGTGCCTCCTCCTTATTCCTTAGTAGAACAAGTACCAGATTGAGATGGTTTAAATGAGTATCTGTGAGAGGACCCAGTAATATCAACCATCACATTAACAGACCAAAGAGAAACATCAAAGGATCATCTCCCAAAGGTGCTATAAAGGCaagcaaataaaacccaaaagccattttttgataaaaactcacaaaacacggggcgcctgggtggctcagtgggttaaagcctctgcccccggctcacgtcatgatcccagggtcctgggatcgagccccgcatcgggctgtctgctcagcggggagcctgcttccctctctctctgtctgcctctctgcctacttgtgatctctctctctgtcaaatgaataaataaaatcttaaaaaaaaaaaaaaaaaaaaaaaacctcacaaaacaCTACAAATAGGTACTTCTTCAAATTAGAAAATCTTTCTCCCACGCCCCAAGCCAGCACAGTGAATAATGAAGAAAGCAAGCATACCCTGTTTTATTGTGCGTCATTTACTGCACTTTGCAGAGATTATATTTTTGTACTGCTgttaacaaactgagggtttatgGCAACCCCACGTTGAGCAAGTCTATTGGTGCCATTATTCACTTCAGGTCTCGGTCACATATTGGTTATTCTTGCAACATTTCCAACTTACTCTATTTCTCATGGTGACctatgatcagtgatctttgatgttactattttaatcattttgggGCTCCAAAAACTACACACTTAGAAGATGGCAAGCTTAATAAATTTGCGcgttctgactgctccactgagCAGCTCTTCCCccatgtctctccctctcctcggGCCTTCCTGTTTCCTAAGACTCAACAATactgaaattaggccaattaataacccttTAATGGCCTCTCTGTTTGAGTCAAAGAAATAGTCACATGCTCCTCACTTTCgtatcaaaagctagaaatgattaggCTTAGTAAAAAAAAGGCATATCAAAATCTGAGATGGGCTGAAAGCTAGGCGACTTGTGCCAAAAAGCCAAGTTGTGAATGCCAAGGAGACGTTCTTGAAGGATATTAAAAGTGCTACtctccagtgaacacacaaacGATAAGAAAGCGAAACAGCCTTCTTGCTGATATCTTGATGATATGAAAGTGTTAGTGGCCTGGAtggaagatcaaaccagccacaacattcccttaagccagtGCCTAATCCAGTGCAAGGCCCCAACTCTCCCAATTCGTGAAAGCTGAGAGAGGTAAGGAAGCCCCAGGAGAGAGGTCGGAAGCTGGTAGAGGTTTGTTTCTGAGGTTGAAGGAAAAGAAGCCATCTCTTATAGAGCACAAGATGAAGGGCACGTGCTGACAGAGAAGCTGCCCCAAGTTCTCTAGAAGATGCAACTATGAGAATtcatgaaggtggctacactcaacaacagattttcaatgtagaagAAACTGCCTTCTATTGGAAGAATATGCCATCTAGGACTTCCTCagctggagaggaaagagaggtcaatgcctggcttcaaagatTCAACAGCCTGTCTCTGTTGTTAGGGCCTAATGTAGCTGGTGACTTgaagttgaagccaatgctcatGTACCAGTCTGACAACCCTAGGGTCCCTAACAATTATGCTATCTACTTTGCCTGTGCTCTAGGAAtaaaacaacaaagcctggatgagaGCGCATCTGTTTATAACAGGGCTTACCAAGTATTTTAAGCCCACTATTGAGAACTACTGTTCAGAAAAGAAGATTGCTTTCAAACTATGACTGCTCACTGACAATACACCTGGACTGTCTGTGGGGAGCTCTGGCTCTGACAGAGCTGGACAATGGGATTACTGTTGTtctcatgcctgctaacacaacatccatccTGCAGCCCGTGG
Protein-coding regions in this window:
- the GTF2B gene encoding transcription initiation factor IIB, giving the protein MASTSRLDALPRVTCPNHPDAILVEDYRAGDMICPECGLVVGDRVIDVGSEWRTFSNDKATKDPSRVGDSQNPLLSDGDLSTMIGKGTGAASFDEFGNSKYQNRRTMSSSDRAMMNAFKEITTMADRINLPRNIVDRTNNLFKQVYEQKSLKGRANDAIASACLYIACRQEGVPRTFKEICAVSRISKKEIGRCFKLILKALETSVDLITTGDFMSRFCSNLCLPKQVQMAATHIARKAVELDLVPGRSPISVAAAAIYMASQASAEKRTQKEIGDIAGVADVTIRQSYRLIYPRAPDLFPTDFKFDTPVDKLPQL